The window AATAACTCCCGCTCCAGTGCCTGATCTTCTTCCACCGTTTCACCGCGATAACGGGTTCCGGCAATCGGACGTACGGTCACCTCGCCATCTTCCAGACGCGCCAGAATTTCCGGTGACGAGCCGACAACATGAAAATCGCCAAGGTTCATACAGTACATATAAGGCGATGGATTCAGCGTACGCAGCGCACGATAGATATTGACCGGATCGCCGTTATAAGGCACCTGCATGCGCTGGGAAATTACACACTGCATAATATCGCCGGCCAGAATGTATTCGCGGATATTTTCAACCGCATCCATAAAGGCCTGTTCGCCGAATAATGAACGGAAATCTTCTTCTTTTACTTCGACGGTATTTTCCAGTGGCCGGCCAACCGTGCCGCTGTATGGTTGACGCAGCTGCTGACGCAACTCATCCAGCCGGGCTTCAGCCTTCGCCAGAGCATCATCAACAGCCGGGTCAGCCATGACGATCAGATGCAGTTTACCGCTGAGGTTATCAAATACCACAACCTCTTCAGAAATCATCAGCAGAATATCCGGTGTATTCAGCTCATCCGCCGGGCAGGATTTCTGCAGGCGCGGTTCAATATAGCGCACGGTGTCATAACCGAAATAGCCAACCAGTCCACCATCAAACTTAGGCAGGCCATCAAGCTGGGGAACCCGGAAACGCTGCTGGAATTCGCTGATAAACTCCAGCGGATCTGCCACGTCATGCTCTTCGATCACTTCACCATCACGCTGCAGCACAACCTGTTGTCCGCGCACGATCAGCACATCACGGCAAGGCAGGCCAATCATGGAGTAACGGCCCCACTTTTCGCCGCCCTGTACGGATTCCAGCAGATAGGTATAAGGCGCAGCAGCCAGCTTCAGATAAGTACTCAGAGGTGTGTCGAGGTCAGCCAAAACCTGGCGTGATACCGGAATACGGTTAAAACCCTGCTCAGCCAGAGCAGCAAATTGATGCGGAGTCATAAAGAACCTTCAAGATTAATAAGCGCAAAAATACATGGCCATGCGGCCGGAAAGGTTGGCAGCTGCGCTTAACACCATCGACAGGTCAGATGCTGACCCTGTTGCAGGGGGCGGTTATATTGAAAAAACACCGCTGGGCTCCGTTGAATGATCAGAGAAGAGGTAAGCACGAACTATAACGACATGCAGGACGGGCAGCAAGAAGCAGATGCCCATTGCTGGGGGACTATTCCGCCCGCCAGTCCAGACAGGGCCAACCGCGCTGCTGTGCAGCCTGACGCAGCTGCGGATTAGGATTCAGCACCACCGGTTGCGCAACCATTTCCAGCAGCGGCATATCGGAATGGCTGTCAGTGTAAAACGCAGCATCGGTGAAACTCAGGCCTCGTTCCGTAAGAAAACGCCGTGCCAGCTCGACTTTTCCCGGACCATAGCACATGGGCCGTTCCAGTCCGGTAATTCGTTCACCATCGGTACTCAGGCGGTTACTGATCACATGGGCAAACCCCAGTGCCTGACCATAAGCTCGGGCAATCACATCATCAGAACCGGTAATCATCACCAGCTGCGCGCCCTTGCGCTGATAAGCAAACAGCAGTGATGCCGCCTGCGGATAGATGTGCAACTGGCCACGCTCATTAAAAAAGCGCTCCACCCGGTTCTGATACTCAGCCAGACTCATACCGCGGGTACGGGTACGGTAGTAATTGGACAGGCGCCAATGGGTGACCCGACCTTTTTTGTAAGCCCGGTACAGAGATGCCAGGGCCAGCATGGCTTCAACAACCGCCCAGCGCTCACGACGAAAACGCCACTTAATCCACAGACTGTTGGCGTCTTTATTGATCAGGGAGTCGTCCAGATCGAAAAATACAACAGGAACATCGTATACCTGCATGGGGCATTCCGCTTCGGCGCTTAACTGGCGTCAGATTATCACAAGGGACTATCCAGCCCCATAGCGGCCAGACGCCAGTGAGTGACCGTGGCCGATGAGATTGCAGCAGGATGCGCCACCGCCAGCTTCTGCAGCCCCTGCCAGAATGCGGTCACATGGGCATCCAACCCCAGTATTTTCAGGGATGCCAGCATACGGCTGATGCGTCTGTGATTGTGGTTGTCGGGTGTCATCCAGTGGTAATTGTCCACATCGGCAGGAATCAGTAATTCAAATCCCTGTGGAGTTTCACGCATAACAATCCCATAAAACTGCAGCATGCGTAATAACGACTGGTGCAAACGGCTTTGCAGCTCATGGGATGAGTGAAAAGCGTCGATCACTTCTGCATTAATGACAGGAGCTTCCGGGTTGTAAGGGCTTGGATCACGCAGAGGAAAAAGCCACTGAATATAATCATGACAGCTTTCCAGCTCGTTATTGGAGAACGCCAGAATGCCGCTCAGCGTGCGTCCGCGGTGGTCTGTTCCCTGGCCTGAATAGAACGCAATAATCGGATGCATACACCTGCCTGTTACGAAAAACAATAGCGATACGCCTCAGTATAGCCCTAAGTCAGGATCCGGCGTGATCCTGCCATAAGGTTACGAAATTTGTGCGAAATCGTTTGACGTTGCCTGCCGCTGATGTAGTCTGAATTAACCATCCTGAAGGAGCTTCCCGACGGAAAAGCGTCTGGGTTCCTGAGTCAATCAACAAAAGGAGCGACTATGAAAGGTTTGGAAATCAGCTTCCGCGACATCGGTCATTCTGACGCCATCGAACAACACATCCGCGAAAAAGCCGGAAAATTAACCTCCACATTTGATGATATTATTGGCATCCGCGCAGTTGTCGCCATGCCCCATAATCACAGCAGCAAAGGTAAGCTTGCCCACGTATCTCTGGAGGTAGGCCTGCCCGGCCAGACCGTTGCCATTACCCGCGACCATCACGATAACCCTGAGCATGAAGATATGTATCTTGCGGTCAGTGATGCGTTCGACAAAGCACAGCGTAAGGTGAAAAAGATTCACGATAAACGCAGTGACAAAAACCGTCGTGTCACCACCATGGCGCCGGCGGAATAAACGCTGAAAGTAACAACAGCAACGCATAAAAAAAAGAGCCCGGCGGGCTCTTTTTTTTATGCTGTTTTTCAATCGCAGAATTACAGCTTACCACTCAGTAAAACCTGTAATAATCCCGGCCTTACCAGATTGGCATAC of the Thalassolituus hydrocarboniclasticus genome contains:
- the hpf gene encoding ribosome hibernation-promoting factor, HPF/YfiA family, translating into MKGLEISFRDIGHSDAIEQHIREKAGKLTSTFDDIIGIRAVVAMPHNHSSKGKLAHVSLEVGLPGQTVAITRDHHDNPEHEDMYLAVSDAFDKAQRKVKKIHDKRSDKNRRVTTMAPAE
- a CDS encoding HAD family hydrolase, translated to MQVYDVPVVFFDLDDSLINKDANSLWIKWRFRRERWAVVEAMLALASLYRAYKKGRVTHWRLSNYYRTRTRGMSLAEYQNRVERFFNERGQLHIYPQAASLLFAYQRKGAQLVMITGSDDVIARAYGQALGFAHVISNRLSTDGERITGLERPMCYGPGKVELARRFLTERGLSFTDAAFYTDSHSDMPLLEMVAQPVVLNPNPQLRQAAQQRGWPCLDWRAE
- a CDS encoding opioid growth factor receptor-related protein → MHPIIAFYSGQGTDHRGRTLSGILAFSNNELESCHDYIQWLFPLRDPSPYNPEAPVINAEVIDAFHSSHELQSRLHQSLLRMLQFYGIVMRETPQGFELLIPADVDNYHWMTPDNHNHRRISRMLASLKILGLDAHVTAFWQGLQKLAVAHPAAISSATVTHWRLAAMGLDSPL
- the trpE gene encoding anthranilate synthase component I; the encoded protein is MTPHQFAALAEQGFNRIPVSRQVLADLDTPLSTYLKLAAAPYTYLLESVQGGEKWGRYSMIGLPCRDVLIVRGQQVVLQRDGEVIEEHDVADPLEFISEFQQRFRVPQLDGLPKFDGGLVGYFGYDTVRYIEPRLQKSCPADELNTPDILLMISEEVVVFDNLSGKLHLIVMADPAVDDALAKAEARLDELRQQLRQPYSGTVGRPLENTVEVKEEDFRSLFGEQAFMDAVENIREYILAGDIMQCVISQRMQVPYNGDPVNIYRALRTLNPSPYMYCMNLGDFHVVGSSPEILARLEDGEVTVRPIAGTRYRGETVEEDQALERELLSDPKEIAEHLMLIDLGRNDVGRVAKTGEVKVTDQMVVERYSHVMHIVSNVTGQVKDGVTAMDVLRAVHPAGTLSGAPKIRAMEIIDEYESTKRGVYGGAVGYLSWNGNMDTAIAIRTAVIKDGMLNIQAGAGVVADSVPRLEWKETMNKGRAMFRAVAMAEAGLDQ